One window of Corynebacterium accolens genomic DNA carries:
- the ligA gene encoding NAD-dependent DNA ligase LigA, translated as MDTVTNPADVQREWNDLAQEVRRHRNLYYNGEPAIPDADFDALFQRLMDLEKQHPELAVPDSPTQQVGATPNAGEDIEHLERMMSLDNVFSAGEMQDWLDRTPAKTYLTELKIDGLSIDLVYRNGRLDTAATRGDGTVGEEITPNARVISDIPHELTGTDEYPVPELIEIRGEVYMRPEDFEEINEERAADGKARFANPRNAAAGGLRMKDPAEVKKRRLRMVCHGLGAREGFSPSSQHDAYKAIAAWGLPVSPYTRQVHSAAEVQEEVSYWAEHRHDAIFEMDGLVVKVDDLGSQRQLGATSRAPRWAIAYKYPPEEVTTKLKNIEVGVGRTGRVTPFAIMEPVFVSGSTVSMATLHNQSEVKRKGVLIGDTIIIRKAGEIIPEVLGPVREQRDGSEYEWSFPTQCPACGTTLAPQKDGDADWRCPNTQSCPAQLSARLEYLASRKGLDIEALGEKGAMDLIENGILTDESELFELTEEKLLASDVYTAKRDTKDKRSKKEGNVKVNTAGKNLLQNLEEVKDRDFWRVLVSLSIRHVGPIAARALAARYGSMEKLRAAKTEDLAEVDGVGAVIAESFHAWFEVDWHRTIVEKWAEAGLAMEVAAEDRKEQTLEGLTIVVTGSLEDFTRDSAKEAIISRGGKATGSVSKKTSYLVAGANAGSKEDKARDLGVPILNEEQFHTLLNTGEV; from the coding sequence TTGGATACCGTGACTAATCCAGCTGATGTGCAACGTGAATGGAACGACCTGGCGCAGGAAGTGCGCCGCCACCGCAACCTGTATTACAACGGTGAACCGGCAATTCCCGATGCCGACTTTGATGCGCTTTTCCAGCGCCTGATGGACCTAGAAAAGCAGCACCCGGAGCTGGCGGTTCCGGATTCGCCCACCCAGCAAGTAGGTGCAACGCCGAACGCTGGCGAGGATATCGAGCACCTCGAGCGCATGATGAGCCTAGACAATGTCTTTAGCGCCGGTGAGATGCAGGACTGGCTGGATAGGACGCCCGCCAAGACTTACCTGACGGAGCTGAAGATCGATGGCCTCTCCATCGACTTGGTCTACCGCAACGGGCGCTTAGATACCGCTGCTACCCGTGGCGATGGCACCGTGGGCGAGGAAATTACCCCCAATGCGCGGGTTATTTCTGATATCCCGCACGAACTTACAGGCACCGATGAGTACCCAGTCCCGGAACTCATTGAAATCCGCGGCGAGGTCTATATGCGCCCCGAGGACTTCGAAGAAATCAATGAGGAGCGCGCGGCAGACGGCAAGGCGCGGTTTGCCAATCCCCGCAACGCTGCGGCCGGCGGACTGCGCATGAAGGATCCCGCCGAGGTGAAAAAACGCCGCCTGCGTATGGTGTGTCACGGCCTAGGCGCGCGCGAGGGATTTTCCCCCTCCTCCCAGCACGACGCCTATAAGGCCATCGCCGCATGGGGCTTGCCCGTCTCGCCCTATACCAGGCAGGTCCACTCCGCCGCAGAAGTACAAGAGGAAGTATCTTACTGGGCCGAACACCGCCACGATGCGATTTTCGAAATGGATGGGCTCGTGGTCAAGGTGGACGACTTGGGCTCACAGCGCCAGCTCGGGGCGACCTCCCGCGCACCGCGCTGGGCCATTGCCTATAAGTACCCGCCGGAAGAGGTAACAACAAAGCTGAAGAACATCGAGGTCGGCGTGGGGCGTACGGGGCGCGTTACCCCCTTTGCCATCATGGAACCGGTCTTTGTCTCCGGCTCCACGGTATCCATGGCCACCCTGCACAACCAGTCTGAGGTCAAGCGCAAGGGCGTGCTTATCGGGGATACCATTATTATCCGCAAGGCCGGGGAAATCATTCCTGAGGTACTAGGCCCCGTGCGCGAACAGCGCGATGGCAGCGAATACGAATGGTCCTTCCCCACGCAGTGCCCAGCCTGCGGGACGACACTCGCTCCGCAAAAGGACGGCGATGCTGACTGGCGATGCCCCAATACCCAATCCTGCCCAGCCCAGCTTTCCGCGCGCCTGGAATACCTCGCCTCCCGCAAGGGCCTCGATATCGAGGCACTGGGGGAGAAGGGGGCCATGGATCTCATCGAAAACGGTATCCTCACCGATGAATCCGAGCTTTTTGAGCTAACGGAAGAAAAGCTGCTTGCTTCCGATGTCTATACAGCCAAACGCGATACGAAGGATAAGCGCAGCAAAAAAGAGGGCAACGTCAAGGTCAATACCGCGGGCAAGAACCTGCTGCAGAACTTAGAAGAGGTCAAAGACCGCGACTTCTGGCGCGTGCTGGTCTCGCTATCCATTCGCCACGTGGGTCCCATTGCCGCCCGCGCCTTGGCAGCGCGTTACGGCTCCATGGAGAAGCTGCGTGCCGCTAAGACCGAGGATCTTGCAGAGGTAGACGGCGTGGGCGCGGTCATCGCTGAGTCCTTCCATGCCTGGTTCGAGGTGGACTGGCACCGCACCATCGTTGAGAAATGGGCGGAGGCTGGCCTCGCTATGGAGGTAGCCGCCGAGGACAGGAAAGAACAGACCCTAGAGGGCCTGACCATCGTTGTCACCGGCAGCCTCGAAGACTTCACGCGCGATTCCGCCAAGGAAGCCATCATTAGCCGCGGCGGAAAGGCAACCGGGTCCGTATCGAAGAAAACCTCCTACCTCGTCGCTGGGGCCAATGCCGGCTCCAAGGAGGACAAGGCCCGCGACCTTGGCGTGCCTATCTTGAATGAGGAGCAATTCCACACGCTCTTAAACACTGGGGAGGTGTAG
- a CDS encoding amino acid-binding ACT — protein sequence MSYLIRVLLPDTPGSLGQLSEAFGLVDGNIQSVDIVESFPDGTVMDDIVIELPADAMADALITAAASVHGVEVDSIRPFSGRVDRRGQIELLARVAANASNVTAAMEEVVAAIPKAATSTWAIVIDNNEPIHRVASSNAAPADDDTIPVDLNIDSARTLHPDKDEWVPESWALLDSALAAAPLGDTGMVIAMGRTGGPEYLASEVEHLGHIGTILGAFLK from the coding sequence ATGTCTTACCTAATCCGTGTCCTGCTTCCCGATACCCCTGGTAGTTTGGGCCAGCTTTCGGAGGCCTTCGGGCTGGTTGACGGAAATATCCAATCGGTTGACATCGTAGAATCCTTCCCGGATGGCACCGTCATGGATGACATTGTCATTGAGCTTCCCGCAGACGCTATGGCCGATGCCTTAATTACCGCCGCCGCCTCTGTTCATGGCGTGGAAGTAGATTCCATTCGGCCCTTCAGCGGCCGCGTGGACCGGCGCGGGCAGATCGAGTTATTAGCGCGCGTTGCCGCCAATGCCTCCAATGTCACGGCAGCGATGGAGGAAGTCGTCGCGGCCATCCCGAAGGCGGCGACCTCCACGTGGGCCATCGTCATTGACAATAATGAGCCCATTCACCGCGTGGCCTCCTCAAACGCGGCCCCTGCCGATGACGATACGATTCCGGTCGATCTCAACATCGACAGCGCGCGCACCTTGCACCCCGATAAGGACGAATGGGTGCCAGAAAGCTGGGCGCTGCTCGATTCCGCCCTGGCCGCCGCTCCCCTGGGAGATACCGGGATGGTCATCGCCATGGGCCGCACCGGCGGGCCGGAATACCTGGCCTCTGAGGTCGAGCACCTCGGCCACATCGGCACGATTTTGGGTGCCTTCCTCAAATAA
- the gatC gene encoding Asp-tRNA(Asn)/Glu-tRNA(Gln) amidotransferase subunit GatC yields the protein MSEISRDEVAHLAKLSRLALSDEELAQFASQIDEIVDSVSAVRNVDTEGVEPMSHPHSVDAPMREDVIVRTLTAEQALDQAPAVEDERFVVPQILGGE from the coding sequence GTGTCTGAGATTTCGCGTGATGAGGTAGCCCACCTTGCCAAGCTTTCCCGCCTGGCATTAAGCGATGAAGAGCTAGCCCAATTCGCAAGCCAGATTGATGAAATTGTTGATTCCGTTTCCGCAGTACGGAACGTGGACACTGAAGGCGTGGAACCGATGAGCCACCCGCACTCCGTGGATGCACCGATGCGCGAAGACGTTATCGTGCGCACCCTTACCGCCGAGCAGGCCTTGGACCAAGCGCCGGCCGTGGAAGATGAGCGATTCGTCGTGCCGCAGATTTTGGGAGGAGAGTAA
- the gatA gene encoding Asp-tRNA(Asn)/Glu-tRNA(Gln) amidotransferase subunit GatA translates to MTNVVVPAEGLTSLTAAELADKIHAREVTSREVTQAFLDRIAETNPELNSFLHVGQVEALAAADAVDKALDAGEKPASALAGVPLALKDLLVTTDAPTTAASKMLEGYMSPYDATVTKRLREAGIPILGKTNLDEFAMGSSNENSAFGPVHNPYDTERTPGGSGGGTAAALASGQAPLGIGTDTGGSIRQPAALTNTVGVKPTYGTVSRYGLIAAASSLDQAGPCGRTVLDTALLHEVIAGHDAFDATSVDKPVAPVVEAAREGANGDLSGVKVGLIKQFERDGWQDGVMENYHAAVEQLREQGAEIVEVDCPHFDEALAAYYLIMPCEVSSNLARFDGMRYGLRAGDDGSHSAEQVMSQSRAEGFGPEVKRRIMLGTYALSVGYYDAYYLQAQRVRTLVAQDFARAFEQVDVLVSPTTPTTAFKLGEKAEDPMAMYNFDLCTLPLNLAGLCGMSVPSGMAADTNLPTGLQIMAPAFQDDRLYKVGAAYEAKRQN, encoded by the coding sequence ATGACCAACGTTGTTGTACCTGCGGAGGGACTGACCTCTTTGACCGCCGCCGAGCTGGCGGACAAGATTCACGCGCGCGAGGTGACTTCCCGCGAGGTTACCCAGGCCTTTTTGGACCGCATTGCGGAAACCAATCCCGAACTTAACTCCTTCCTGCACGTGGGGCAGGTGGAAGCATTGGCGGCTGCCGATGCCGTGGATAAGGCCCTCGATGCCGGCGAAAAGCCCGCATCGGCATTGGCCGGCGTGCCGCTGGCCCTAAAAGACCTGCTGGTTACTACCGATGCCCCCACCACCGCCGCATCCAAGATGCTCGAGGGCTACATGTCTCCGTATGACGCGACGGTGACCAAGCGTCTGCGCGAGGCCGGCATCCCGATCCTGGGCAAGACGAACCTGGACGAGTTTGCGATGGGTTCGTCCAATGAGAACTCCGCCTTTGGCCCGGTTCACAACCCGTATGACACCGAGCGCACCCCGGGCGGTTCCGGTGGCGGTACCGCAGCGGCGCTGGCTTCGGGGCAGGCTCCACTGGGCATTGGTACCGATACCGGCGGTTCCATCCGCCAGCCGGCGGCGCTCACCAATACCGTGGGCGTAAAGCCCACCTACGGCACGGTGTCTCGCTATGGCCTGATCGCGGCCGCGTCCTCGCTGGACCAGGCGGGTCCCTGTGGTCGTACCGTCCTGGATACCGCGCTCTTGCACGAGGTTATTGCCGGTCACGATGCCTTCGACGCCACATCTGTGGACAAGCCGGTTGCCCCCGTGGTGGAGGCCGCCCGCGAAGGCGCGAATGGGGACCTGAGCGGCGTCAAGGTAGGCCTTATCAAGCAATTCGAGCGCGATGGCTGGCAGGACGGCGTGATGGAGAACTACCACGCCGCCGTGGAACAGCTGCGCGAGCAGGGCGCGGAAATCGTCGAGGTGGACTGCCCGCACTTCGATGAGGCCTTGGCCGCCTACTACCTGATCATGCCGTGTGAGGTCTCGTCCAACCTGGCCCGCTTCGATGGCATGCGCTATGGCCTGCGTGCTGGCGATGACGGATCCCACTCCGCGGAGCAGGTCATGTCCCAGTCCCGCGCAGAGGGATTCGGACCCGAGGTCAAGCGCCGCATCATGCTGGGCACGTATGCGCTGTCCGTGGGCTACTACGATGCCTACTACCTGCAGGCGCAGCGCGTGCGCACCCTCGTGGCCCAGGACTTTGCCCGCGCCTTCGAGCAGGTTGACGTGCTGGTCTCGCCCACCACCCCGACCACCGCGTTCAAGCTGGGGGAGAAGGCCGAAGACCCCATGGCGATGTACAACTTCGACCTGTGCACCTTGCCGCTCAACCTCGCCGGCCTGTGCGGCATGTCCGTGCCTTCCGGCATGGCAGCCGATACCAACCTGCCTACCGGTTTGCAGATCATGGCACCGGCTTTCCAGGATGATCGCCTGTACAAGGTGGGTGCGGCCTACGAAGCGAAGCGCCAAAACTAG
- a CDS encoding META domain-containing protein: MTLKKIATATMSVSAAALMAMGVANAEQPAATPKPAENPAPVEPGTEVADSTAKSDLVESLPADADKLVPNIEGQTITGELHSVKEDGKFTVQFDKDQSLVLNDGCNTYTTSYDVDKDGTIHVGDFASTLAACDDHTQELSDSLRDVLESEPSFYALPDGQAALGTEDNAVVFNVVE; encoded by the coding sequence ATGACTTTGAAAAAGATTGCAACCGCGACGATGTCCGTCTCCGCAGCTGCGCTCATGGCCATGGGCGTAGCAAACGCTGAACAGCCCGCAGCAACTCCCAAACCAGCAGAAAACCCCGCACCGGTTGAGCCCGGTACCGAGGTAGCAGACTCCACCGCCAAGAGCGACCTGGTGGAATCCCTGCCGGCAGACGCTGACAAGCTGGTGCCGAATATCGAGGGCCAGACCATCACCGGTGAGCTGCACTCCGTCAAGGAAGACGGCAAGTTCACCGTGCAGTTCGACAAGGATCAGTCCTTGGTCCTCAACGATGGCTGCAATACCTACACCACCTCCTACGATGTGGATAAGGACGGCACCATCCACGTAGGTGACTTCGCCTCCACCTTGGCGGCATGCGATGACCACACCCAGGAGCTTTCTGATTCGCTGCGTGACGTCCTCGAGTCCGAGCCTTCCTTCTACGCCCTGCCTGACGGCCAGGCCGCACTGGGCACTGAGGACAACGCCGTTGTCTTCAACGTCGTTGAGTAA
- a CDS encoding DHA2 family efflux MFS transporter permease subunit has product MTVETNLPPERQAWRAMFALSLGFFVSLLDQSMVAIALPEIQADFGATVNEILWVSAAYLLAVVVPLLFTGRLGDVLGQRALFCIGVGLFGIGAVACALAPSIEVLIVARIVQGLGASLEMPQTMSVINRVFARERRGRALGVWGIIGSVASLAGPLLGGFLVAYFGWQAAFWVHVPFVIAAIVLALLWIPKLPTTAQDIDKPSAIVSLIALGSIVFGIQQGPELDWDWRVLVVLAIGIAASIAFVRLQASAQDRGSTPLFPVELFHNRNYAAGSVGILTMGFMAASVMLPVMLWLQSVKGLSAGEAGIIVAPMALVSMLMSPIAGILTDAVNPRLMGLVGFSLMIASLCLAWWVMHADANPWWLAPPIAVLGIGQSFIWGSNAATTLRDISPHHMGAASGAYNTSRQVGSVVGVALVSAVMQTGNPTTAIINSLLVIVIALVVGLISSLRYVDTLHG; this is encoded by the coding sequence ATGACTGTGGAGACTAATCTGCCACCTGAGCGCCAAGCATGGCGCGCCATGTTCGCGCTATCCCTCGGCTTCTTCGTGTCCCTGTTGGATCAGTCGATGGTGGCCATCGCCCTGCCGGAGATTCAGGCGGATTTTGGCGCTACAGTCAATGAAATCTTGTGGGTCTCGGCCGCCTATTTGCTTGCCGTGGTGGTGCCGCTGCTCTTTACGGGGCGGCTTGGCGATGTCCTTGGCCAGCGCGCCCTATTTTGCATCGGCGTGGGGCTGTTTGGGATCGGCGCAGTAGCGTGCGCGCTGGCGCCGTCGATAGAAGTGCTCATCGTCGCGCGCATCGTGCAGGGCTTGGGAGCATCGCTGGAAATGCCACAGACGATGTCCGTTATTAACCGGGTCTTCGCCCGCGAGCGCCGTGGGCGTGCGCTGGGGGTGTGGGGGATTATCGGTTCGGTGGCATCCTTGGCCGGGCCGCTCCTCGGCGGATTCCTTGTGGCTTATTTTGGCTGGCAGGCGGCCTTTTGGGTGCACGTACCATTTGTCATTGCCGCCATCGTGCTGGCTCTGCTGTGGATACCGAAGCTGCCGACCACAGCCCAGGACATCGATAAGCCCTCGGCCATAGTCTCGCTCATCGCGCTCGGCTCGATCGTCTTTGGCATCCAACAAGGCCCAGAGTTGGACTGGGATTGGCGGGTATTGGTGGTGCTTGCCATCGGCATTGCCGCAAGCATTGCCTTCGTGCGCCTGCAGGCTAGCGCGCAGGATCGTGGTTCCACGCCGCTGTTTCCGGTGGAGCTCTTCCACAACCGCAACTATGCGGCCGGCTCCGTGGGCATTTTGACCATGGGCTTTATGGCGGCTTCGGTCATGTTGCCGGTGATGTTGTGGCTGCAATCGGTCAAGGGGCTATCCGCCGGCGAGGCCGGCATCATCGTGGCTCCCATGGCGCTGGTCTCAATGCTGATGTCGCCCATCGCAGGCATCCTCACGGACGCGGTGAATCCGCGCCTGATGGGGCTAGTGGGTTTTAGCCTGATGATCGCCTCGCTGTGTTTGGCCTGGTGGGTCATGCATGCCGATGCCAACCCGTGGTGGCTGGCCCCGCCCATCGCCGTCTTAGGAATTGGCCAGTCCTTTATCTGGGGCTCTAATGCGGCAACGACGCTGCGCGATATTTCACCTCACCACATGGGCGCGGCGTCGGGGGCGTATAACACCTCCCGCCAGGTGGGATCCGTGGTGGGCGTGGCCCTAGTTTCCGCCGTGATGCAAACGGGTAATCCGACAACGGCGATCATCAATTCGCTTCTCGTGATTGTCATCGCGCTGGTAGTGGGACTTATCTCCTCGCTGCGCTACGTGGACACGCTGCATGGATAA
- a CDS encoding ATP-dependent 6-phosphofructokinase, whose translation MRLAVLTSGGDCPGLNAVIRAVVRTASNEFGDTVVGYEDGWVGLLEDRRRDLYDDAGIDRILLRGGTILGTGRLHPDKFKAGLEQIKTNMREAEVDALVAIGGEGTLKGAKWLNDNGIPVVGVPKTIDNDVNATDYTFGFDTAVSVATDAIDRLHTTAESHNRILIVEVMGRHVGWIALHAGMAGGAHYTVIPEEPFDIAEITKAMERRFQMGEKYGIICVAEGALPKEGTMEFEAGGVDQFGHQTFNGIGQVIGDEINKRTGYDVRTTVLGHIQRGGTPTAYDRVLATRYGVHAARAAHNGDSGMCVALHGEDIDLVPLEEAVGTLKTVPDARYRNAQALFG comes from the coding sequence ATGCGTCTTGCTGTACTGACTTCCGGTGGCGATTGCCCCGGCTTGAATGCTGTAATCCGTGCGGTTGTGCGAACCGCATCCAACGAATTCGGCGATACCGTCGTGGGTTACGAAGACGGGTGGGTTGGACTCTTAGAAGACCGCCGGCGCGATCTTTACGACGATGCCGGTATCGACCGGATTCTCTTGCGCGGCGGCACCATTTTGGGCACCGGTCGGCTGCACCCCGATAAATTTAAGGCCGGCCTGGAGCAGATCAAGACGAATATGCGCGAGGCCGAGGTCGATGCCCTCGTTGCCATCGGCGGCGAAGGCACGCTCAAGGGTGCTAAGTGGCTCAACGATAATGGCATCCCCGTTGTAGGCGTGCCGAAGACCATTGACAATGACGTCAACGCCACGGACTATACCTTCGGCTTCGATACCGCGGTATCGGTGGCAACGGATGCGATCGACCGCCTGCACACGACGGCGGAGTCCCACAACCGCATCCTCATCGTGGAGGTCATGGGCCGCCACGTGGGCTGGATTGCTTTGCACGCAGGCATGGCCGGCGGCGCACACTACACCGTGATTCCAGAAGAGCCCTTCGATATCGCGGAGATTACCAAGGCGATGGAACGCCGCTTCCAGATGGGCGAGAAGTACGGCATCATTTGCGTGGCCGAAGGTGCCCTGCCAAAGGAGGGCACCATGGAGTTTGAAGCCGGTGGCGTCGACCAGTTTGGCCACCAAACCTTCAATGGGATTGGCCAGGTCATTGGCGATGAAATCAATAAACGCACCGGCTATGACGTGCGTACCACCGTGTTGGGCCACATCCAGCGCGGCGGAACGCCCACCGCGTATGACCGCGTCCTGGCGACCCGCTACGGCGTGCACGCTGCCCGCGCGGCGCACAATGGGGACTCGGGAATGTGCGTTGCCCTGCACGGCGAAGATATCGACCTCGTGCCATTGGAAGAGGCCGTGGGTACGCTGAAGACGGTGCCCGATGCCCGCTACCGCAATGCGCAGGCCCTCTTCGGTTAA
- a CDS encoding bile acid:sodium symporter family protein, with protein MSTNSATEKQEERQALIAALGFPILVIIGGIIGYIAPNTAASFAPQVTPLLGIVMFGMGLTLKPVDFVLVVRRPLPVVLGVVAQFVIMPLIALAVVAVMDLPEAVAAGVILVGCAPGGTSSNVVSYLARGDVALSVTMTSISTLLAPILTPLLTLWLAGEYMPVSAASMAWSIVKVVLVPVIAGIVIGMLLPRLVAKIQAALPWISVTAIALIVCIVVGGAHDNIATAGALVFAAVVIHNACGYGLGYLAGLFTRQPVPVRRTMAVEVGMQNSGLATSLASSYMSPLAALPGAVFSVWHNLSGAILAALCRFSDARKAKAS; from the coding sequence ATGAGTACCAATAGCGCTACAGAAAAACAGGAAGAACGGCAGGCGCTCATCGCGGCGCTGGGCTTTCCCATACTCGTTATCATCGGTGGCATTATTGGCTACATCGCCCCGAATACTGCGGCATCCTTTGCCCCGCAGGTAACCCCGCTGCTGGGCATCGTCATGTTCGGCATGGGGCTTACCCTCAAGCCTGTCGATTTTGTGCTCGTGGTGCGACGGCCGCTGCCGGTGGTGCTTGGCGTGGTGGCACAGTTCGTCATTATGCCGCTGATCGCGCTCGCCGTGGTGGCAGTCATGGACCTGCCAGAGGCGGTTGCGGCCGGAGTGATTTTGGTCGGCTGCGCCCCAGGCGGCACGAGCTCTAACGTGGTGTCCTACTTAGCGCGCGGCGATGTCGCGCTTTCGGTGACCATGACCTCCATCTCCACGCTCTTGGCGCCCATCCTCACCCCGCTTTTGACCTTGTGGTTGGCGGGCGAATACATGCCGGTCTCCGCGGCGTCGATGGCGTGGTCCATCGTCAAGGTGGTGCTCGTTCCGGTCATCGCGGGCATCGTCATCGGCATGCTGCTTCCACGGCTCGTGGCAAAGATTCAGGCGGCATTGCCGTGGATCTCCGTTACCGCGATTGCCTTGATCGTGTGCATTGTTGTTGGTGGCGCACATGACAATATAGCCACCGCCGGTGCGCTGGTCTTTGCCGCTGTGGTCATTCACAATGCGTGCGGCTATGGCTTGGGCTACCTCGCAGGCCTTTTTACCCGCCAGCCGGTTCCGGTCCGCCGCACCATGGCTGTGGAGGTAGGAATGCAGAATTCCGGGTTAGCCACCAGCCTTGCCTCTTCCTATATGAGCCCACTGGCCGCCTTGCCCGGCGCCGTCTTTTCTGTGTGGCACAACTTGTCCGGCGCGATCTTGGCTGCCCTGTGCCGCTTTAGCGATGCCCGCAAGGCCAAAGCCAGCTAA
- a CDS encoding DUF4261 domain-containing protein, with protein MTTPHTVDTSLVDAPLINIAVFSTAPSTEEIKEAVTGTFSGRAGEITPGKNPGSLVVPIDGAFVLHYQTIDSAPTPDSYGLHPILSADAGDLDTAGAQVLVSVLPDNQEHNLSHQFREPRREHLELLSQATSAVVQHPNCLIIHNPRGNVSISPAMFNDAVRNNLAPMHIAPVWITQSDGELRGYSMGLVQAGHPEIQARTSSMDPTDLYYKLANIADHILQGATVKGGDTLAFEEGQAPLTITEEPWFVDQNFPAVTIHF; from the coding sequence ATGACGACTCCACATACAGTAGACACTTCGCTTGTCGATGCCCCACTGATTAACATCGCGGTCTTTTCCACCGCGCCCTCTACCGAAGAGATCAAAGAGGCCGTTACCGGGACCTTTTCGGGGCGTGCCGGCGAGATTACTCCCGGCAAGAACCCGGGCAGCCTCGTAGTTCCTATCGATGGCGCGTTTGTCCTGCACTACCAGACCATCGATTCTGCACCCACCCCAGATAGTTACGGCCTCCACCCCATATTGAGCGCTGATGCCGGCGACCTCGATACCGCGGGAGCCCAGGTACTGGTCTCGGTCCTTCCGGACAACCAGGAACACAACCTCTCCCACCAATTCCGCGAGCCGCGCCGCGAGCACCTAGAGCTGCTATCCCAGGCGACGTCCGCGGTAGTCCAGCACCCCAACTGCCTTATCATCCATAACCCGCGCGGCAACGTCTCCATCTCTCCGGCGATGTTTAACGATGCCGTGCGCAATAACCTCGCCCCCATGCACATCGCGCCGGTGTGGATTACGCAATCGGACGGCGAGCTCCGCGGCTATTCCATGGGACTGGTCCAAGCGGGCCACCCGGAAATCCAGGCGCGCACCAGCTCGATGGATCCCACGGATCTCTATTACAAGCTGGCAAATATCGCCGACCACATCCTGCAAGGCGCCACCGTCAAAGGCGGCGATACCTTGGCCTTCGAGGAAGGCCAAGCCCCACTCACCATCACAGAGGAGCCCTGGTTCGTAGACCAGAACTTCCCCGCTGTCACCATTCATTTTTAG